DNA from Polaribacter sp. NJDZ03:
TTGGTAGCAAAAGCTGTGAGCATTACAGAAAAATCTGCCACCATACCTTCAGGAAATTCATTTTGTTTTTTATAATCAACACCTTTTTCAAGTTCTTTCCAACTAGCTATATTTGTTTTCCAAGCTTTATTTAAGTTTCCAATAGTTTTGTGCTTAGTCTTTAAAATAGTCATAAACTGTTGCTTTAAATAGCTATCTTTTCCTTTAGATAAACCATCTAAAACCAATCCATAATGTGCTTTTGTAGAACTTTCATTCCCCCAACTTCTTTCGTTATCAACAAAAACACCCATACACCAAGGATTGTTTTCGACTTCTTTAGAAACAACATCAATTGATTTTATTACTCTTCTTTCAAATTCTGGATCGAAAGGATCTGGCATTGGTCCCCAATAATCCGAACCAGAATATACCTTTTGAAAATCTCCAATAATCCATCCGTTAGCAAAATAAGGTAAGTTATTTCTGTGATAAAATGCTGGGTCAATCCAGTTTCCAAAGGACGTGAATCCCCAATTACGCATTCTGTTTTCTGTAACTTCTAACCATTTATCAAAAAAAGAATTTTTGCTTGTTTCTCCATATCTACGTTCTAAGTTCGCTCTATAAAAACTATATGTTTGTCCATGTTCTATAGGCCCAAAATGAGATTCTCTTCTATAACTATAATGATTAGCTAGAGCATCATCAATTTTTGGTAATTCAAGAAACATGTCATTTCTAAGTTTATTAACTACATGAGCTGTTTTCATGGTTTCTGTAGGTATTTCTATAATACCTTTAGAGTCTTCAGGAGTTACATCTTCCGGGTCTCTATGATATAATTTTTCATCTGTATAATCGATACCTGTATACGTTGTAGTGTTTGCCATACGTACATTTGCTAAACCAATTGAAAAATATAAGTAACCTTCTGGATCTATTAAAGCCCATTTTCCATCAACTTTTTCTTTTCTAAAATAACCCGTTGCATCTAATTTAGGACCATCTTTCCATCCACCATATTGGCTTCTATCTGACATTAACGTATATTCTGCTAAAGATTTTAATTCTACATCAGCAATTTTCTTTAGTTCTTCATCAGAATGTACTTTTATAGGGAAATCTCTTTTTGCATTTTGCCCAAATTTATCTACAATTCCTTTTAAAAAATTTGGATCTCTTTCTGGGCTTTCTACAATTCTAATATTATCAACTAAAATAGTTTTGTCTTTTAAACCTTCTAATCTAAAAAAGTCTATTCCTGCTATTTCAGAAAAATCCATATTATATAGAAGTCCACTAATTTTCATATGAGTTGCTTCGGTTTTCCAAGCTTTAGGAGTATCTCTTAAACCACTATTTATGTCAGTTTTATTTGAGGTGAGTTCAAAGAAATATGATTTGAATTCACCTGTATCAATGTTTGTAATTCTTCTTACTCTTTCTCCATTTCCGTTTTCGGCATAAACTGTTAAAAAAGTAGTTTCGTCCCCTAAACTTTTTGCATCAAAAACTAAACTATATTTTTTGCTTTTATTTAATTTGAAATTATTTTTCGGTGTTAATTTA
Protein-coding regions in this window:
- a CDS encoding beta-galactosidase, translating into MLTFISVVFFSCKKETTQNEVWSSKSDILFLDFEKEDINNNFIDIKGSHKIVKNNRNHALEISFKKDEKITGVKLTPKNNFKLNKSKKYSLVFDAKSLGDETTFLTVYAENGNGERVRRITNIDTGEFKSYFFELTSNKTDINSGLRDTPKAWKTEATHMKISGLLYNMDFSEIAGIDFFRLEGLKDKTILVDNIRIVESPERDPNFLKGIVDKFGQNAKRDFPIKVHSDEELKKIADVELKSLAEYTLMSDRSQYGGWKDGPKLDATGYFRKEKVDGKWALIDPEGYLYFSIGLANVRMANTTTYTGIDYTDEKLYHRDPEDVTPEDSKGIIEIPTETMKTAHVVNKLRNDMFLELPKIDDALANHYSYRRESHFGPIEHGQTYSFYRANLERRYGETSKNSFFDKWLEVTENRMRNWGFTSFGNWIDPAFYHRNNLPYFANGWIIGDFQKVYSGSDYWGPMPDPFDPEFERRVIKSIDVVSKEVENNPWCMGVFVDNERSWGNESSTKAHYGLVLDGLSKGKDSYLKQQFMTILKTKHKTIGNLNKAWKTNIASWKELEKGVDYKKQNEFPEGMVADFSVMLTAFATKYFKTVHDILEDKMPNYMYMGCRFAVWGITKEVRESAAKYVDVFSYNHYKEGIGTKYWKFLEEIDMPTIIGEFHMGAPDSGLFHSGLVHAADQKDRANMWADYANSAIDNPYFVGVHWFQYLDSPLTGRAHDGENYNVGFVSNTDIPYPPMIKKAKEVNSNLYTRRFGKKIKK